The stretch of DNA GACTTTGCCCACTTCAATGCATCAATAAAATCTTCAACACACAGCAGAGAGGGTGTATTGATGGTTACCCCCTTAAAAATACTTTCGTTCAATTTTTTATCTTTTGTCATACAGAAAATTTGCGGCATAGGCCAAGCCGGAACATAATTCTCTAGTCGTTCAACAGCACGAGGACTTAAAATCAGCATACCATGAGCAGCTTCTCCTCCTAAAACTTTTTGCCATGAAAAAGTAACAACATCTAATTTTGAAAAATCAAGATTTTGTGCAAAAGCTGCTGATGTTGCATCACAAATTGTCAATCCTGCTCGCTTCTCTGGAATAAAATCTGCATTAGGAATACATACACCAGAAGTCGTTCCATTCCATGTAAAAACAACATCACGATCAAAGTCAATTTGTGTTAAGTCCGGTAGTTCACCGTAAGGAGCTTCAAAACAACGCACATCAGAAAGCTTTAATTGCTCAACAACATCTGCCATCCATCCCGACCCAAAACTTTCCCATGCCGCTACATCAACGCCACGCTCACCTAACAAAGACCACAGAGACATCTCAACAGCACCAGTATCTGAAGCAGGAACAATCCCTATACGATAGTCAGAAGGCACTTCAAGAACCTCACGAGTTAAATCAACAACTTCAGCAAGTTTTAGCTCTGCTGCTCTAGAGCGATGTGAACGGCCAACTAACGCATTTTTAAGTACCTCAGGAGTCCACCCAGGTCGCTTACTACAAGGGCCTGAAGAAAAATTAGGATTATTTGGACGATAACTTGGTTTTTTTAACATTATTATTTCTCCCCTTTGTATATGGCTTGTATTTCTTTAAAGAAAAACGAATTAGTACAAAGACTGTGCCAATAGTCTCATTTAGACAAAAATCAAAAATGTTTTCTCTTTATTTCGTAAGCTAAAATACGCGGAAACCTTGCAAAATACCCCCTTAATCATGCTGCTAAATTGATTCTTTAAAAAGATTTCCTCGCGCCATCACCACGATAAGACAGCATCCTGATGGTCATACACTAACGTATCGTAATATACCTATCAAGTTTATTTTATGGAAAGAATAATTACAATTACTTAGAATTAAGGAGATAAACTTATAAAAAATCAATTATTTTTCTTTTGATGACTGGACAGAGAAAATTTTAATGTTATAACCGCACACGTTTCACGTGTTTTGTGAAACGTGCCCAGATAGCTCAGTTGGTAGAGCAGCGGACTGAAAATCCGCGTGTCCGTGGTTCGAATCCGCGTCTGGGCACCATCTTCTATTTTTAATGTATTGAAATATATAGATTTTTTCTTTAAAAAGCTGTTTTTAGACCACCTTTTAGACCACCCTTTACGGTTTATACAACTTTATCTAATTTACTCCTATTTACTCCTTATTTTTCTTTGGAGTGAATGCTAAGATCTCTTTCTTTCTCCACCTCACTGCTCTTCCTAGCTTATATGGCTCCGGAAACAACCCCTGAAGCACCCAATTGCGAATCGTTGTTGTGGATACACTAAAAAGCTGTGCACACTCACGTGTCGTTACATATCTATCGCCATCATCAAATATCATCTCATTACCTTTCTCTTTTTTATATTAATTAAATGGGCGGGGGTGCTGGGGGGAAGCACCCCCATAGGTTTAAGCAGCTTTTGTCAAAATCTTTTGCATCTCTTGATCTATTTCCCCTAAAAAGATTTCGACCGCTTTATTAATCTCTTCAATTTGTTCCTCGTCACGGTTGACGCGTTTGATTTTCATTCTCTAACCAGTAGATCTGCCTACAAAGTTAGGATTATAGCTAATAAAATGGCACCATTTGCGTCCTGTACATGCCATTTGGAATTGCATTTGTGCGATATATTCAGGTTTGATTTTGCCATCCATAAAGAAGCGCAAATGCGTGGTCGATTGTGGACATTTAACTTCAACTAAACCGTCATCACCAACAAATCCACCAGGACTTGCTCCTGCCATTTTTATTGTGGGGTGTTGGATAAACCCGCACCTTGTGACCTCGGCATCATAAATAAATGCATATACTTTCAAGGCATCATCCTCATGTTCAATGCCCCATTGCATAGCTGGTGTTATATAAGATTGGCTTATTCCTTCTATTAGGCGCTCTGTAATGAGTTTGATTTTGTAGTCTTCATATTTGCTTGTAGGTAATCCTTTTGCTATCTTACTGAGTACGTTGTAAACGTTTGAAGCAGTGACTTTACCCAAGCGCGCTTGAAACCATTCTGCTGTTCGTTGCTCCATCTCACACCGCCGTTTGTTGCTCTTGTGGTGGTAAGGATTGTTGTGCTTTATTCATTTGTGAACGTTGCTTTTTTTCAAAGAAAACAAAGCGATTTGGGCTTGTTGATAAGACATATCTGTTAGATTTTTTGTTCCTACGAAAGAGATAAGCTTACTTTCTTCAGATTGTGTTTTTTTAATTAATTCTTTGATTTCATTCATTTGTTCAGGAGAGATACCTGAAAGAAGCGTGTTGCCATCTGTATCGTCTTCTTTTCTTGCGACATTAAGAAGCATGCCTAAGAGATATCTACGTGCGTAGGTGAGAGTAGAGCCAACCGCTTGTATGTTGTTTTTGCTCCCTGTAGTATCAAAAGGAAATGTTCCTTCTGTTGATATTTCATTGCCTGATATATGCTTTAAAGTCATTTCTACAGTTATGCTATTTGAACTCTGCTCTTTGATACGAGAGAACAAGGCAAAGTGATGTGTTGCAAGAGGTCCTTTGATAGCATCAATATATTTATCAAGCGTTGTATAGAGGCTTTTAGTATGTGTATTAATGGCGTTTTGTTCGATATGTTTGTATTCCATTTGCATAGCAGAAAGATCACGGACAAAGTTTTGGCGCTCTTGTCGTTTTATCTCTTGTTCTCGCAATTCAAGAAGACGCTTGAGACGATCCATATCGACATCATTTTCTAAAGCTCTTTCTAAAATAAGCTCCATAGCTGTAGGTTTGATTTCACAATCGTTCGTTTTTTTCACTAATTCCGTTTGTGTAGTACTTAGTTCACTCATCTTGATTTCCTCCTATTTGAGCGCAATTCCCCCGTGGCGTGAATCACGCTTGTGTTTAAAAGTTGTTTGTGTGGTTAGAAACGGCTTATGTAGCTTGGATAGATTGTTGAATATTCACTTTTGGAGATGATTGAAGTTTCTCCACGAATTTCAAAATTACCAGAAATATCTATATTATCGAAAACATATACTTTATCTTGAATTCTAATATCTCCAGAAATGTGTGCATTTTTACATATAACGGCTTTTCCAAAAACACGAGCATTATCATAAACAAGACCATAAACATGTGCATTGTCATAAATTTGTGCATTACCGAAGATTTGCGCATTGTATTCAACACCAGCATTACCACGAACCTTGGCATTTTCATAAACCCATGCCTCACCACCAACCCAGCAATTGTCATCATGGCTAAGATTTCTTTCACTCTCTACCCAGCCACCAAGATCACCTTTTTTAACATCTCCAAAGTCTTTTAATGCACGGATACGGTAAAGCGTTATTCTATCAACTTTAATTGTCTCATCAGTCAGTTCGTATTTCTTTTTTATCATAATAACCTCCTCTTAATGCATGCTTTGTTTTTTAATCTCTTGAGACAACACACCAATTCCTTTTGCTGTGATCTTTGCGCAAGGTATGACTTTTTCTATTCCACTTGCGGTTTGAAGTGTGATGGTTGGACAATCCATAAGTTGCTTTTGGATTTTGTCTTGATAAGGAAGCAAATTTCCACCTGCTGCTCGTCTGTAAACCCAACCTTTTTGCTGTAAGAAGAGAATGAACTGTTTTGGTTGCATCTCGAGTATTTTAGCAGCTTCTGTAAGACCGAAGAGTCCGTCATGACGCTGTAAGCTTTCAAGAGCCATTGCCTTTGGTTTTAAATTTGCAATAATGCTATCTTTTTGTTCATTTTCATTTTTGAGATAAGTTAAAACACCAAGCATAACCTGAGGGCTTGAGTAATCGATTTGTGGTATTACTGCTTGCTTTTCCAATTCTTGCCAACGGTCTATAATCCTAGCACGTAATGTCATACTGTAACCAGAAACTAAAATGAGGCATTCACGTTTAGGGAGGTTGTAACAAGGGAGAGTGCGACCTGTTGAATCTTTGTAAAAACCTACAAATTCACTCAGCCCAAATTTGGGCTCAGTACTTTTAGAGTGCAGCTCTTCAAGCATTTGCTAATATCACGCATAACGTGTTTATGTTGCTTACCGCATAACTCTGCAATTTCACGACTAGACATCGTTTGAACTGTTGTGTTTTGAAAATTTCTTTCAGATGTTGTGATAAAATTATGCATGCTTCACTCCGTTCGTTGTGACAACATTGTCATTGTGCTTCATTTGCTGTCTTAGATGTCTTAAGAAATCTTCTAATGTTTCAGGATTTGAATAATTGATTTTTGAATTTGCTTTTTTTTCGCATTTCAGAAAATATTCACGCACTTGTTTACCTTTGAGACCAGGTTCACAAATGGCAATGTGTTTTGCAGTGTCTAAAGTGAGAGCATAATCTTTAAAAGGATTTCCACGCGAGGAGTTTGATAATTTTTTAGTAGAACGTACAAAGTCGACATCTTCTCTAAAGCTAAGTTCTTTAATACAGTTTGTTATCCACTTTCTAAACTCGGTTTTTACCTCTAAAAAGGTATATAAATCACGAGCGCTAATAGTTTGAACCTTTTGATGCTGAATAATATTGTATTGAGTAGCAAGAAGCTTTTCCATTACAGACCTCATATTGATGGGATTGAAAGGGGCGTCTTTAAAACGCCCTTAGATTTTAAAGCACGTCATGAAGGCGCAAGCGGTGTTGCTGTTCATAGGTACCGAACATCTCATCATTATATTTTTCGTCTGAAAGATCATTTAAAAGTCCTTCGTAGGCATCACTTTCGCGTATAAAAGGATGAACATAACGATCTTGATCAAGAAACCAGCCGTTTTCTTGTATGTACACTTCTGCAATTTCTTCAGAGATATCTTCGCAACTTTTCTCAGAAGGATTTACACGAAAGATTTTTACGGTATCATCTGCCTCATCAACAATCTCTAAAACTTGGTTTTCATCAAGTGGACCTGACTCTCCAATGTGTTGATCATCACCGTAGACAACTAATAAAATTTCATCAGAATTAATAAGAATTGGCTTTTCCATAATTACCCCCCTCTAACGCCTCTTGGCGATTGTTTGTTTGCGGTTTATGGATATCAATGTAGCGTATTTAGGAATATGTGTTAATACATATGTACCTATTTTAGAAATTTTTTACATAAATATAAAAAGTCACTTAGAAAATTAAAACTGTAATTACTAAAAAAGGGGTATATGTTTAGAATGGCTAGAGCTTTAGTAATGCTAACTACATTGAATTTTAATATTCTAATCGATTATTTTGCAAATATTTGCATAATTCTCTCCTTAACAGAAATATACGATAAGAAGAAAATTATGCTCATATGATTTAATTATTTTAAAATCTCGGCGGCTTTATCCAGTCTATAGGCGCAGCCCAAATTAATGCAATGTCTTTTATTTCTGGATACAACCTATTTAAACTCTCTAAATTAA from Bartonella taylorii encodes:
- a CDS encoding phosphoserine transaminase; translation: MLKKPSYRPNNPNFSSGPCSKRPGWTPEVLKNALVGRSHRSRAAELKLAEVVDLTREVLEVPSDYRIGIVPASDTGAVEMSLWSLLGERGVDVAAWESFGSGWMADVVEQLKLSDVRCFEAPYGELPDLTQIDFDRDVVFTWNGTTSGVCIPNADFIPEKRAGLTICDATSAAFAQNLDFSKLDVVTFSWQKVLGGEAAHGMLILSPRAVERLENYVPAWPMPQIFCMTKDKKLNESIFKGVTINTPSLLCVEDFIDALKWAKSQGGLQALRARVEKNFAVLDAFVRKTPWLEYLAKDPQVRSSTSVCLDIVDPVITALDTEKRISFIKAVVNRLDEEGAAYDIGSYRDAPPGLRIWTGITIEASDLEILTQWLEWAFQVEKARL
- a CDS encoding helix-turn-helix transcriptional regulator, which codes for MIFDDGDRYVTTRECAQLFSVSTTTIRNWVLQGLFPEPYKLGRAVRWRKKEILAFTPKKNKE
- a CDS encoding antA/AntB antirepressor family protein, encoding MEKLLATQYNIIQHQKVQTISARDLYTFLEVKTEFRKWITNCIKELSFREDVDFVRSTKKLSNSSRGNPFKDYALTLDTAKHIAICEPGLKGKQVREYFLKCEKKANSKINYSNPETLEDFLRHLRQQMKHNDNVVTTNGVKHA